A genome region from Pseudomonadota bacterium includes the following:
- the otsB gene encoding trehalose-phosphatase, whose amino-acid sequence MQPTPAQLARQVLSLPKPILLAFDVDGTLAPIVSDPRSSRVPPATVSALTRLAAAKGLRVALVTGRDAASLDRVVRIRSAWRAVEHGALVIPPRREPRRPELSSDAQRRLAGFASWVHSELVGKGATIERKPRALAVHVRDLAQSAPGKADRLLMRASSAAARQGLSVRHGRCVLEAEIAPGDKGRALAAVARRCRARGVLYVGDDLTDLPAIRLAAARGGFGVFVRSEERPRAPGGASASLSGTSEVHTLVDLLCSTIEERAVPRSSR is encoded by the coding sequence ATGCAGCCCACACCAGCACAATTGGCGCGCCAGGTGCTCTCGCTACCGAAGCCGATCCTGCTGGCGTTCGACGTGGACGGCACGTTGGCTCCTATTGTCTCCGATCCCCGCAGCTCGAGGGTACCCCCGGCCACGGTGAGCGCCTTGACACGGCTGGCGGCGGCAAAGGGGCTGCGGGTTGCGCTGGTCACCGGCCGTGACGCCGCATCCCTGGACCGCGTCGTACGCATCCGCAGTGCCTGGCGTGCCGTGGAGCATGGTGCGCTCGTTATCCCGCCGAGAAGGGAGCCTCGGCGCCCGGAGCTTTCCAGCGACGCGCAGCGGCGCCTCGCCGGGTTTGCTTCGTGGGTGCACAGCGAGCTCGTTGGCAAAGGCGCGACCATCGAACGCAAGCCCCGCGCCCTTGCCGTGCATGTGCGCGACCTGGCGCAGTCGGCACCCGGCAAGGCAGATAGACTCCTGATGCGAGCGAGCTCGGCGGCCGCGCGCCAAGGCCTCTCCGTGCGTCACGGCCGCTGCGTGCTCGAGGCCGAAATCGCCCCCGGAGACAAGGGCCGTGCCCTGGCCGCCGTCGCGAGGCGCTGTCGCGCGCGCGGCGTGCTGTATGTGGGCGACGACCTCACCGACCTGCCCGCGATCCGCCTGGCTGCCGCTCGAGGCGGTTTCGGCGTGTTCGTGCGTTCCGAGGAGCGGCCGCGCGCCCCAGGCGGCGCCAGTGCCTCGCTTTCAGGTACGTCCGAAGTGCATACACTGGTTGACCTTCTTTGCAGCACGATCGAAGAACGAGCCGTGCCGCGCAGCTCAAGATAA